The Brachybacterium huguangmaarense genome contains a region encoding:
- a CDS encoding cation diffusion facilitator family transporter: protein MNATVRVEDAEMSWDDAMRKARRLEWWTVATQVVTVVLVAAVSGQSQAMKAAWLEDTLSLLPPLAFIVAARRIRKHPDLDHPYGFHRSVGVGHLVAAVSLFAMGAYLAIDSVMKLVTAERAPIGLTVLGGHAIWAGWLMVVIMVVTSVPPIVLGRIKMRYAEPLHDKVLYADAYMNKANWQSGLATVLGVLGIGVGWWWADAVAAILVSVGIIHDGARNVRDAIAGLTDVRARTYDDRRVHPLVSRVEELALAEGWVAQARARVRDQGHVFHTELFVIPHEGRAPSLDQLSALHRALTELDWKLTDVAVVPVVEFPTVIRESLPG, encoded by the coding sequence GTGAACGCGACCGTGCGCGTCGAGGACGCGGAGATGAGCTGGGATGACGCCATGCGGAAGGCGCGCCGCCTCGAGTGGTGGACCGTCGCGACGCAGGTGGTCACGGTCGTCCTCGTGGCCGCCGTCTCCGGCCAGTCGCAGGCGATGAAGGCCGCGTGGCTCGAGGACACCCTCTCGCTGCTGCCTCCGCTCGCGTTCATCGTCGCGGCGCGGCGCATCCGCAAGCACCCCGACCTCGACCATCCCTACGGCTTCCATCGCTCGGTGGGCGTCGGGCACCTGGTCGCGGCCGTGTCGCTGTTCGCGATGGGGGCCTATCTGGCGATCGACTCGGTCATGAAGCTCGTGACCGCCGAGCGCGCGCCGATCGGCCTGACGGTCCTGGGCGGTCACGCGATCTGGGCGGGCTGGCTCATGGTGGTCATCATGGTCGTCACGTCGGTCCCGCCGATCGTGCTGGGCCGGATCAAGATGCGCTACGCCGAGCCGCTGCACGACAAGGTCCTCTACGCCGATGCGTACATGAACAAGGCGAACTGGCAGTCGGGCCTGGCGACCGTGCTGGGCGTGCTGGGCATCGGTGTCGGCTGGTGGTGGGCGGATGCGGTCGCGGCGATCCTCGTCTCGGTCGGGATCATCCACGACGGTGCGCGCAACGTGCGCGACGCCATCGCGGGCCTGACCGACGTCCGGGCCCGCACCTACGACGACCGGCGCGTGCACCCCCTCGTGAGCCGGGTCGAGGAGCTCGCCCTGGCCGAGGGCTGGGTGGCCCAGGCCCGGGCGCGGGTGCGCGATCAGGGGCACGTCTTCCACACCGAGCTGTTCGTGATCCCCCACGAGGGCCGGGCGCCAAGCCTCGACCAGCTCTCCGCGCTGCACCGCGCCCTCACCGAGCTCGACTGGAAGCTCACCGATGTGGCCGTCGTGCCCGTCGTCGAGTTCCCCACGGTCATCCGCGAGTCGCTGCCCGGCTGA
- a CDS encoding VanZ family protein, which translates to MTHWTSQTLYSVLIGGAGFLVLLIPALTVQYRRYGRLSGRRLLGTAAACVYGVALIVFTLFPLPTIAEACGGRTGAKLQVVPFQFVADIAEETRGLSLPAAATSFAVLQVVLNVVLFVPLGLLLRRFAGRSLAVSVLIGFLVSFAIEATQYTGMWGIYPCGFRVADVDDLLANTAGALLGALVAPRLLGWMPQVRELTALAPPPVSAARRLQGMLLDWLLFAAARLCLEVALVLVHVLRAYPDPPPADAVGPLELAALTALAAVIVFYLPSLRGTGASLGQRLVGIAPVWDDARGTTLGRRLGRTTAVAGVYAAGQVLPPLLRAAGVPLLPGLVSFAAGVVVLLAVAWAFVGDHRGLSGAASGARMVDVRSLGRTAAPDTMATAGAAHGPRDRTRA; encoded by the coding sequence ATGACCCACTGGACGTCGCAGACCCTCTACTCCGTGCTCATCGGGGGCGCCGGGTTCCTCGTGCTGCTGATCCCCGCCCTGACCGTCCAGTACCGGCGGTACGGGCGGCTGAGCGGGCGGCGTCTGCTCGGCACGGCCGCGGCCTGCGTCTACGGCGTGGCCCTCATCGTCTTCACGCTCTTCCCGCTGCCCACGATCGCCGAGGCGTGCGGCGGACGCACCGGTGCCAAGCTCCAGGTGGTCCCCTTCCAGTTCGTGGCCGACATCGCCGAGGAGACGCGCGGCCTCTCGCTCCCGGCGGCCGCGACCAGCTTCGCGGTGCTGCAGGTCGTCCTGAACGTCGTGCTGTTCGTGCCGCTCGGGCTGCTGCTGCGGCGCTTCGCGGGCCGCTCCCTCGCCGTCTCCGTGCTGATCGGCTTCCTCGTCTCCTTTGCGATCGAGGCGACCCAGTACACGGGGATGTGGGGGATCTACCCGTGCGGGTTCCGGGTCGCCGACGTCGACGACCTGCTCGCCAACACGGCCGGCGCCCTCCTCGGCGCCCTCGTGGCGCCGCGCCTGCTCGGCTGGATGCCGCAGGTGCGGGAGCTGACCGCGCTCGCACCGCCGCCGGTCTCCGCGGCACGTCGCCTGCAGGGCATGCTGCTGGACTGGCTGCTGTTCGCCGCGGCACGGCTCTGCCTCGAGGTCGCCCTCGTGCTCGTGCACGTGCTGCGCGCCTACCCCGACCCGCCGCCCGCCGACGCCGTCGGCCCTCTCGAGCTCGCCGCCCTCACCGCCCTCGCCGCGGTGATCGTCTTCTACCTGCCGTCGCTGCGCGGCACGGGCGCCTCGCTCGGACAGCGCCTCGTCGGCATCGCCCCGGTCTGGGACGACGCCCGGGGCACCACGCTCGGCCGTCGGCTCGGGCGGACCACCGCCGTGGCCGGGGTGTACGCCGCGGGTCAGGTGCTGCCGCCCCTGCTGCGCGCCGCGGGCGTCCCGCTCCTGCCCGGCCTGGTGTCGTTCGCCGCCGGGGTGGTCGTGCTGCTCGCGGTGGCCTGGGCGTTCGTCGGCGACCATCGGGGTCTGTCGGGTGCCGCGAGCGGCGCCCGTATGGTCGACGTGCGCTCGCTCGGACGCACCGCGGCCCCCGATACGATGGCGACGGCCGGCGCAGCGCACGGTCCGCGTGACCGCACACGGGCCTGA
- a CDS encoding ABC transporter substrate-binding protein, whose protein sequence is MSPTSFFSRPLARALAAGACVTIALAGCGKSGGDTDKADFSAEPSGTLKTLGYNPDDEVGKSRSDYAAQQLSDVDVQMDTSSFDPQKFVALSASGNVPDVVQMDRSAIATYAQKDLIMPLDACFDAQSVDPAKHWYPAIVQEVTVDDDVYAAPQFFQPSMIIMNKRLMEQAGVTEDMLDTSDPEAFVSTVEKMAKLDGGKPIQLGFDPDVPGSMVQWFHVFGGAESDESGAPTLDSPENVKAMEWLKRLMDAQGGYAEVTSFKQTWDVFGDENQYVTDATGGGIWGQWYLNVLAGTKDDVDIVTIPMRDSQGQPFAMSGGSALAIPTNAKNPTAACAWIVDATSDEAWAAAGDARAKTVETDGGFNTGLFTGVPAADQAVREAHVTETGDADFDQSITAMYDVLDHPVSRGASPVGATIDEAVANAAGAAMNGDKTPQQALTDAQATAQAEYDKIAK, encoded by the coding sequence ATGTCGCCCACCTCTTTCTTCTCCCGTCCTCTCGCCCGCGCGCTCGCCGCCGGCGCCTGCGTCACGATCGCCCTCGCCGGATGCGGCAAGAGCGGTGGCGACACGGACAAGGCCGATTTCTCCGCCGAGCCGAGCGGGACGCTCAAGACCCTCGGCTACAACCCCGACGACGAGGTGGGCAAGTCCCGCTCGGACTATGCCGCCCAGCAGCTCTCGGATGTCGACGTCCAGATGGACACCTCGAGCTTCGATCCGCAGAAGTTCGTCGCGCTCTCTGCCTCCGGCAACGTGCCCGATGTCGTGCAGATGGACCGCTCGGCCATCGCGACGTACGCCCAGAAGGACCTCATCATGCCGCTCGACGCGTGCTTCGACGCGCAGAGCGTCGATCCCGCCAAGCACTGGTACCCGGCCATCGTCCAGGAGGTGACCGTCGACGACGACGTCTACGCGGCACCGCAGTTCTTCCAGCCCAGCATGATCATCATGAACAAGCGCCTGATGGAGCAGGCCGGGGTCACCGAGGACATGCTCGACACCTCGGATCCGGAGGCGTTCGTCTCCACGGTCGAGAAGATGGCCAAGCTCGACGGCGGCAAGCCGATCCAGCTCGGCTTCGATCCCGACGTCCCCGGATCGATGGTCCAGTGGTTCCACGTCTTCGGTGGCGCCGAGTCCGACGAGAGCGGCGCCCCGACCCTCGACTCGCCCGAGAACGTGAAGGCCATGGAGTGGCTCAAGCGGCTCATGGACGCCCAGGGCGGCTATGCCGAGGTGACGTCGTTCAAGCAGACCTGGGACGTGTTCGGCGACGAGAACCAGTACGTCACCGATGCGACCGGCGGCGGCATCTGGGGCCAGTGGTACCTCAACGTGCTCGCCGGCACGAAGGACGACGTCGACATCGTGACGATCCCGATGCGTGACTCCCAGGGGCAGCCGTTCGCGATGTCGGGAGGCTCGGCACTCGCGATCCCGACCAACGCCAAGAACCCGACCGCGGCGTGCGCGTGGATCGTCGACGCGACCTCCGACGAGGCGTGGGCCGCGGCGGGCGACGCCCGTGCGAAGACGGTCGAGACCGACGGCGGCTTCAACACGGGCCTGTTCACCGGTGTCCCCGCCGCCGACCAGGCGGTCCGCGAGGCGCACGTCACCGAGACCGGTGACGCGGACTTCGACCAGAGCATCACGGCGATGTACGACGTGCTCGACCATCCGGTCTCGCGCGGTGCGTCCCCGGTGGGGGCGACGATCGACGAGGCGGTCGCCAACGCTGCGGGCGCCGCGATGAACGGTGACAAGACCCCGCAGCAGGCGCTCACCGACGCCCAGGCCACGGCCCAGGCGGAGTACGACAAGATCGCGAAGTGA
- a CDS encoding carbohydrate ABC transporter permease — protein sequence MSAPGSNALPTTSTTQAPPATTPPDADAAAASPRERRPRHHRSSALRGRGGAEVVRWLLLLAGAVVFAYPLLWLLSASMKPRGEVFDNRLIPRTFHPQNYLEVWDQLPLLSWILNSVFIAVAGATLITLSSSLVAFGFAYFRFPGRRVLFGLVLATMMLPGAVTLVPNYLIWKYLGFLGTNVPLWGGALFGSAFYIFLMRQFYAGVPRSLFDAARVDGCGYFGLFRRIAFPLTLPSAIIVWLFEFQASWNNFTGALIYLNFGSAEDYTVPLGINYAMQRFSPTAGGHGDYQYVMVAALVVTLPMLILFAFGQRHFVDGITTGSVRG from the coding sequence ATGTCGGCCCCCGGATCCAACGCCCTGCCCACCACCTCCACCACCCAGGCGCCGCCGGCGACGACGCCACCCGATGCCGACGCCGCCGCGGCGAGTCCGCGCGAGCGCAGGCCACGGCACCACCGGTCCTCGGCGCTCCGCGGACGTGGCGGCGCCGAGGTCGTTCGCTGGCTGCTCCTGCTGGCGGGGGCCGTGGTCTTCGCCTACCCGCTGCTGTGGCTGCTGTCGGCCTCGATGAAACCGCGCGGCGAGGTCTTCGACAACCGGCTCATCCCCCGCACCTTCCACCCTCAGAACTACCTCGAGGTGTGGGATCAGCTGCCGCTGCTGAGCTGGATCCTCAACTCGGTGTTCATCGCCGTCGCGGGCGCCACGCTGATCACGCTGTCGTCCTCGCTCGTGGCCTTCGGCTTCGCGTACTTCCGTTTCCCCGGGCGGCGCGTGCTGTTCGGGCTCGTGCTCGCGACGATGATGCTGCCCGGTGCGGTCACGCTCGTGCCCAACTACCTGATCTGGAAGTATCTCGGGTTCCTGGGCACCAATGTGCCGCTGTGGGGCGGGGCTCTGTTCGGCTCGGCCTTCTACATCTTCCTCATGCGCCAGTTCTACGCGGGCGTGCCGCGGTCGCTGTTCGACGCCGCCCGCGTCGACGGCTGCGGGTACTTCGGCCTGTTCCGGCGCATCGCGTTCCCGCTCACCCTGCCCAGCGCGATCATCGTGTGGCTGTTCGAGTTCCAGGCCTCGTGGAACAACTTCACGGGGGCTCTGATCTATCTGAACTTCGGCTCGGCCGAGGACTACACCGTGCCGCTCGGCATCAACTACGCGATGCAGCGCTTCTCCCCCACCGCGGGCGGGCACGGCGACTACCAATACGTGATGGTGGCGGCGCTCGTCGTCACGCTGCCGATGCTGATCCTGTTCGCCTTCGGGCAGCGCCACTTCGTGGACGGGATCACGACGGGAAGCGTGCGGGGCTGA
- a CDS encoding AAA family ATPase, translated as MRLHHLRLRGIGPFRDEVALDLRTLGASGLFLLEGPTGSGKSTILDAIVYALYGSVAGSATSADRIRSQFAPPTEASVVDLVFETGSGIYRVRREPGYERAKLKGTGTTWQQPKALLWRVTSPEAIAPLLADAAGAGSGIEPIATRLDEVGREVTRAIGLSREQFTQTVLLPQGEFARFLRARTQDRQAVLTRVFGSELFEDVEKQLEAMRRAAKAQVAEATTTLRAAVARFVEASGATAEQAEAMDADAEQLRCAEIAASADVLVRDVEQHSAAADEAGRRATALETAAREARDAAREHRRLLLRRAELDALAARLEQTAPEHASMQRRLRRHEAATPVASALTRRDAARGRSAEAGSRRAVAIETARDEAEDLAALAETEDALAALGEAGAQETSRAGELTALVELEEKLPARAEALAARRVEHEELLTETAAVRETLAARPAERDDLLARLRAAQEAFEDLADARVALAAADDRLAASRTAAERAAEVEQAAAQATAAFEQARAASGIEHDLRVRRTAGLAAELALQLESDQACPVCGATDHPHPAETAADAVSADDVAAAEATRRDADAAAARGAAALDVARSRHETALAQAGGLSVEDASAVRGTAQERVAAATAQGQRAAQLQAGLETHDRETSAQRERVQTLTARAEALATAVDAEASALAADAARIEQARAQQTSVAERREAHRLRARAAGRLREAVLAAGQSAARADELAAEAAEALAAANAALTGHDETAFETEPEVRAAVLDAAERERCTTALRERDIDESRLTEGLAEPGLAELVAEPAAHHEAEEAVHGAETHLHEAETAAKAAHAEAGRLTGAARRTATARTALDASITSVTTVRATAGTVVRVADLATGASSDGERIRLSTFVLMRRFEDVVAAANARLALLSGADLELVRDTGARGAQRTGLDLLVIDRRTDQARVPETLSGGETFFVSLALALGLADIVTAEAGGVQMQTLFIDEGFGSLDPERLDAVIEEIGHLADTGRTVGIVSHVAELKTRIPEQIHVRRRDDRTSEVTVTA; from the coding sequence GTGAGGCTCCATCACCTGCGCCTGCGCGGCATCGGACCGTTCCGCGACGAGGTCGCGCTCGATCTCAGGACGCTCGGCGCGAGCGGGCTGTTCCTGCTCGAGGGTCCCACCGGCTCGGGCAAGTCCACGATCCTCGACGCGATCGTCTACGCCCTCTACGGGAGCGTCGCCGGGTCCGCCACGAGCGCCGATCGGATCCGCTCGCAGTTCGCGCCTCCCACCGAGGCGAGCGTCGTGGACCTTGTGTTCGAGACCGGCTCCGGGATCTACCGCGTGCGCCGCGAACCCGGATACGAACGGGCGAAGCTCAAGGGCACGGGCACCACCTGGCAGCAGCCGAAGGCGCTGCTGTGGCGGGTGACGTCGCCGGAGGCCATCGCGCCGCTGCTCGCCGACGCCGCCGGCGCCGGGTCGGGCATCGAGCCGATCGCCACGCGCCTCGACGAGGTGGGCCGCGAGGTCACGCGCGCCATCGGGCTCAGCCGCGAGCAGTTCACCCAGACCGTGCTGCTGCCCCAGGGCGAGTTCGCGCGGTTCCTCCGCGCCCGCACCCAGGACCGGCAGGCCGTGCTCACCCGCGTGTTCGGCTCCGAGCTGTTCGAGGACGTCGAGAAGCAGCTCGAGGCGATGCGCCGCGCCGCGAAGGCGCAGGTCGCCGAGGCCACCACGACCCTCCGGGCGGCCGTCGCCCGGTTCGTCGAGGCCTCGGGCGCGACCGCGGAGCAGGCCGAGGCGATGGACGCCGACGCCGAACAGCTGCGCTGTGCCGAGATCGCCGCGAGCGCCGACGTGCTCGTGCGCGACGTCGAGCAGCACAGCGCGGCGGCGGACGAGGCCGGTCGCCGGGCGACCGCGCTCGAGACCGCGGCCCGCGAGGCACGCGACGCCGCCCGCGAGCACCGACGCCTCCTGCTGCGCCGCGCCGAGCTCGACGCCCTCGCCGCGCGCCTCGAGCAGACCGCCCCGGAGCACGCGAGCATGCAGCGGCGGCTGCGCCGCCACGAGGCCGCGACCCCGGTGGCCTCCGCCCTGACCCGGCGCGACGCCGCCCGGGGCCGCAGCGCCGAGGCCGGGTCCCGGCGCGCCGTCGCGATCGAGACGGCACGCGACGAGGCCGAGGACCTCGCCGCGCTCGCCGAGACGGAGGACGCCCTCGCGGCGCTCGGCGAGGCCGGTGCCCAGGAGACCTCCCGCGCGGGCGAGCTCACGGCCCTCGTCGAGCTCGAGGAGAAGCTCCCGGCCCGCGCCGAGGCGCTCGCCGCCCGCCGCGTCGAGCACGAGGAGCTGCTCACGGAGACCGCCGCCGTGCGCGAGACCCTCGCCGCCCGGCCCGCCGAGCGCGACGACCTCCTCGCACGGCTGCGGGCCGCCCAGGAAGCGTTCGAGGACCTGGCCGACGCGAGGGTCGCGCTCGCCGCCGCGGACGACCGCCTGGCGGCCTCGCGCACCGCCGCCGAGCGCGCCGCCGAGGTCGAGCAGGCCGCCGCTCAGGCGACCGCCGCGTTCGAGCAGGCCCGGGCCGCGAGCGGCATCGAGCACGACCTGCGCGTGCGGCGCACGGCCGGGCTCGCCGCCGAGCTCGCCCTGCAGCTCGAGTCCGACCAGGCGTGCCCCGTGTGCGGCGCGACCGACCACCCGCACCCGGCCGAGACCGCGGCCGACGCCGTGAGCGCCGACGACGTCGCCGCCGCCGAGGCGACACGCCGTGACGCCGACGCTGCCGCCGCCCGGGGCGCCGCGGCGCTCGACGTCGCCCGCAGCCGCCACGAGACGGCGCTCGCCCAGGCCGGGGGTCTGAGCGTCGAGGACGCGAGCGCCGTCCGCGGCACCGCCCAGGAGCGGGTCGCCGCGGCGACGGCCCAGGGACAGAGAGCCGCCCAGCTGCAGGCGGGCCTCGAGACCCACGACCGGGAGACCTCCGCGCAGCGCGAACGCGTCCAGACCCTCACGGCCCGCGCCGAGGCCCTCGCGACCGCCGTCGACGCCGAGGCGAGCGCGCTCGCCGCCGACGCGGCCCGGATCGAGCAGGCCCGGGCCCAGCAGACGAGCGTCGCCGAGCGCCGCGAGGCCCACCGCCTCCGCGCCCGGGCGGCGGGACGGCTGCGGGAGGCCGTGCTCGCCGCCGGCCAGTCCGCCGCGCGCGCCGACGAGCTCGCCGCCGAGGCCGCCGAGGCCCTCGCGGCGGCGAACGCCGCCCTGACCGGCCACGACGAGACCGCCTTCGAGACCGAGCCCGAGGTCCGTGCCGCGGTGCTCGACGCGGCCGAGCGCGAGCGCTGCACCACTGCCCTGCGCGAGCGCGACATCGACGAGTCGCGGCTGACCGAGGGTCTCGCCGAGCCCGGCCTCGCCGAGCTCGTCGCCGAGCCCGCGGCCCACCACGAGGCCGAGGAGGCGGTGCACGGGGCCGAAACCCACCTGCACGAGGCCGAGACCGCCGCGAAGGCCGCCCACGCGGAGGCCGGCCGGCTCACGGGCGCCGCCCGACGCACCGCCACGGCACGCACCGCCCTCGACGCCTCGATCACCTCGGTCACCACGGTGCGGGCGACGGCCGGAACCGTCGTGCGGGTCGCCGACCTCGCGACCGGCGCCTCCTCCGACGGCGAACGGATCCGCCTGTCGACCTTCGTGCTCATGCGTCGCTTCGAGGACGTGGTCGCCGCCGCGAACGCACGCCTCGCCCTGCTCTCGGGCGCCGACCTGGAGCTCGTGCGCGACACCGGTGCGCGCGGAGCCCAGAGGACGGGCCTGGACCTGCTCGTCATCGACCGCCGCACCGACCAGGCCCGGGTGCCCGAGACCCTCTCGGGCGGTGAGACCTTCTTCGTGTCCCTCGCGCTCGCGCTCGGCCTCGCCGACATCGTGACCGCCGAGGCCGGAGGCGTGCAGATGCAGACCCTCTTCATCGACGAGGGCTTCGGGAGCCTCGATCCCGAGCGGCTCGACGCCGTGATCGAGGAGATCGGGCACCTCGCCGACACCGGCCGGACGGTCGGCATCGTCTCGCACGTCGCCGAGCTCAAGACCCGCATCCCCGAGCAGATCCATGTGCGCCGCCGCGACGACCGCACCTCGGAGGTGACCGTGACGGCGTGA
- a CDS encoding exonuclease SbcCD subunit D, with translation MKILHTSDWHLGRTLHGVDLHADQERFHDWLVALVAERGVDAVVVPGDVYDRAVPPTESVRLLGRTLARLAEVSTVILTPGNHDSAVRLGFGAELMRAGVHILADTPGLDHPVTLADEHGEVLFFGLPYLEPDIVRHTLAADGAEPLERSHEAVTRAALDRVRARLADHPGARSVVLAHTFITGGQGSDSERDLRIGGVDSVPGRVLGGVDYLALGHLHGCQDLSSIVGAPAWYSGSPLAFSFSEKDQRKAVLLVELGERGTVHVERIATPVPRPLTELRGTLEQILAQAAVHGDDYVRAIVTDRARPAHLQETLRAAYGHLLLTEYQPEGREAAPLTPVVRQGADPLEVMDDFLAYVTGCDVEPAEHAVFDEAYRDVRARRQDAAGTVGSAGAGTTRAPRRKAAS, from the coding sequence ATGAAGATCCTCCACACCTCGGACTGGCACCTGGGGCGCACGTTGCATGGTGTCGATCTGCACGCTGACCAGGAGCGCTTCCATGACTGGCTGGTCGCGCTGGTGGCCGAGCGCGGGGTCGACGCGGTCGTCGTCCCCGGCGACGTCTACGACCGGGCGGTGCCGCCCACCGAGTCCGTGCGGCTGCTCGGGCGCACGCTCGCACGCCTCGCCGAGGTCTCCACCGTGATCCTCACGCCGGGCAACCACGACTCCGCCGTCCGTCTCGGCTTCGGCGCCGAGCTCATGCGCGCGGGCGTGCACATCCTGGCCGACACGCCCGGCCTCGACCACCCCGTCACCCTCGCCGACGAGCACGGCGAGGTGCTGTTCTTCGGGCTGCCCTATCTCGAGCCCGACATCGTGCGGCACACGCTCGCCGCCGACGGCGCCGAGCCCCTCGAACGCTCCCACGAAGCGGTCACGCGCGCGGCGCTCGACCGGGTGCGCGCACGGCTGGCCGATCACCCCGGCGCCCGCTCGGTCGTGCTCGCGCACACCTTCATCACGGGCGGGCAGGGCAGCGACTCCGAACGCGACCTGCGCATCGGCGGGGTCGACTCCGTGCCGGGCCGCGTGCTCGGCGGCGTCGACTACCTCGCCCTCGGCCACCTGCACGGCTGCCAGGACCTCTCGAGCATCGTCGGCGCCCCCGCCTGGTACTCGGGCTCCCCGCTCGCCTTCTCCTTCTCCGAGAAGGACCAGCGCAAGGCGGTCCTGCTCGTCGAGCTGGGGGAGCGGGGCACGGTCCACGTCGAGAGGATCGCGACGCCCGTCCCCCGGCCCCTCACCGAGCTGCGCGGCACGCTCGAGCAGATCCTCGCGCAGGCCGCCGTGCACGGCGACGACTACGTGCGCGCGATCGTCACCGACCGTGCCCGGCCCGCCCACCTGCAGGAGACGCTGCGCGCCGCCTACGGGCACCTGCTGCTGACCGAATACCAGCCCGAAGGGCGCGAGGCGGCGCCGCTGACCCCCGTCGTGCGCCAGGGCGCCGACCCGCTCGAGGTGATGGACGACTTCCTCGCCTACGTCACGGGCTGCGACGTCGAGCCGGCCGAGCACGCCGTGTTCGACGAGGCCTACCGCGACGTGCGCGCCCGCCGTCAGGACGCCGCGGGCACCGTCGGGTCGGCGGGCGCCGGCACCACCCGCGCCCCGCGCCGCAAGGCGGCGTCGTGA
- a CDS encoding transporter substrate-binding domain-containing protein, producing the protein MSAFPSLARRPSAAPSRRSVLLGALALPALAACGLRFPADAAGTLDRAEGGRLRVGVSPHPPYTDVAEDGSVSGSEVDLIRSFCSSIGAVPSWRTGPEGVLAPSLHDGDLDVLIGGLEDSSPWKDEIALTRPYHTMRADDGEEHKLVMAVRPGENALQVALERHLAEQEGEL; encoded by the coding sequence ATGTCCGCCTTCCCGAGTCTCGCGAGGCGCCCCTCGGCCGCCCCGAGCCGTCGGAGCGTCCTCCTCGGCGCCCTCGCCCTGCCTGCGCTCGCCGCGTGCGGTCTGCGCTTCCCGGCGGACGCCGCGGGCACCCTGGACCGTGCCGAGGGCGGCCGGCTCCGCGTCGGCGTCTCCCCGCATCCGCCGTACACGGACGTGGCGGAAGACGGCTCGGTCTCCGGCAGCGAGGTCGATCTGATCAGGAGCTTCTGCAGCTCCATCGGTGCCGTGCCGAGCTGGCGGACGGGCCCCGAAGGGGTCCTCGCGCCCTCGCTGCACGACGGAGACCTCGACGTGCTCATCGGAGGCCTCGAGGACTCGAGCCCCTGGAAGGACGAGATCGCGCTGACCCGGCCATATCACACCATGCGCGCCGACGACGGCGAGGAGCACAAGCTCGTGATGGCGGTCCGGCCCGGCGAGAACGCCCTGCAGGTCGCTCTCGAGCGCCATCTCGCCGAGCAGGAGGGCGAGCTGTGA
- a CDS encoding carbohydrate ABC transporter permease, producing the protein MRPSRRRARRREALAGYLFISPWIIGFLIFTVVSMSYSLGLSFTDYDLATDTAQFVGGSNYSALVDDPRVLRSLGNTFTYALMAVPLETCVALLIALLLNSVRRGAGVFRTLYYLPKMTPVVATAAVFLLLLNGNQGAINQFLGIFGIDGPQWLIDPAWVKPAIVVMSAWGVAGSAVIILAALKAVPVELYEAAALDGAGSLRRLWSITLPMISPTLFFIVITLTIASLQVFDQAYLLFYRDGSSASTDASLFYGVYLYQQAFQQFNFGLAAAMAWVLFVIIMLITLVQLTVGRRLVHDESGNL; encoded by the coding sequence ATGCGGCCCTCGCGCCGGCGCGCGCGTCGGCGCGAGGCCCTCGCCGGCTACCTCTTCATCAGTCCGTGGATCATCGGCTTCCTGATCTTCACCGTGGTCTCGATGTCCTACAGCCTGGGGCTGTCGTTCACGGACTACGACCTCGCGACGGACACCGCACAGTTCGTCGGCGGCTCGAACTACAGCGCCCTGGTCGACGATCCCCGCGTGCTGCGCTCGCTCGGCAACACGTTCACGTACGCGCTCATGGCCGTGCCCCTCGAGACGTGCGTGGCGCTGCTCATCGCGCTGCTCCTGAACTCCGTGCGGCGCGGGGCGGGAGTGTTCCGCACCCTCTACTACCTGCCGAAGATGACGCCGGTCGTGGCCACCGCCGCCGTCTTCCTCCTGCTGCTCAACGGCAACCAGGGCGCCATCAACCAGTTCCTCGGGATCTTCGGGATCGACGGGCCGCAGTGGCTGATCGATCCCGCCTGGGTCAAGCCCGCGATCGTCGTGATGAGCGCCTGGGGCGTGGCCGGCTCGGCCGTCATCATCCTGGCGGCGCTCAAGGCGGTTCCCGTCGAGCTGTACGAGGCGGCGGCGCTCGACGGTGCCGGCTCCCTGCGTCGCCTGTGGTCGATCACGCTGCCGATGATCTCGCCGACCCTGTTCTTCATCGTCATCACCCTGACCATCGCCTCGCTGCAGGTCTTCGACCAGGCTTACCTGCTGTTCTACCGCGACGGGTCGAGCGCCTCCACGGACGCGAGCCTGTTCTACGGCGTGTACCTGTACCAGCAGGCCTTCCAGCAGTTCAACTTCGGCCTCGCGGCGGCGATGGCGTGGGTGCTGTTCGTGATCATCATGCTGATCACGCTCGTGCAACTCACCGTCGGCCGCCGCCTGGTCCACGACGAGAGCGGGAACCTGTGA